The sequence ACATCTGCTCAGACTGGCCAAACAGCAGGGCGCTCTGGTCAGCTTCGATGTTAATCTTCGCCATAATCTTTGGCCTGAAGGCGAGGCAGACCGCGAATCCGTAAATAAACTGGTGTATCAGGCCGATGTGGTGAAGTTCTCTAAAGAAGAGCTCGACTATCTCAGCGCTGGTGATAGTCCTACCTATATTCGTCACTGTCTGCAGCAGGGATGCCGTCTGTTGCTGGCGACCGACGGTGCCAACAGCATCCATTACCATACTGCCACCCACCAGGGTGAGATTCAGCCACCACAAGTCAAAGCCGTGGATACCACCGCAGGGGGCGATGCCTTTATTGGAGGTTTTCTGTATGCCCTGAGTGTAATTGATAATGCCGGCGCACAGATTGGCCGACCAGAAACGCTGGAGCCTTTGCTGATCTTTGCCAGCCATTGTGGCGCCCACGCAGTGACACTGCCAGGGGCCTTTCCCGCTTTGCCAACACTGACCACCGTGTTTCAGGCATTGGCTGAGCAAGGCCATCAGCCAGAACAATTCAGAACCATATTCGGGAGTCCGGAATGAACTTTTACGATCAGAATT comes from Lacimicrobium alkaliphilum and encodes:
- a CDS encoding carbohydrate kinase family protein, with translation MKPNPMKAVICFGEALIDFLNFNQSQQGPLTLPEFRQYPGGAPANAAVAVAKLGGNARFVGQVGQDAFGDFLIQAMAAYGVDTSLVFQHASARTALAFVMLDEQGERSFSFYRDQTADVLFNQQQCDPDWFDNNSILHLCSNTLTTEAIADCSEHLLRLAKQQGALVSFDVNLRHNLWPEGEADRESVNKLVYQADVVKFSKEELDYLSAGDSPTYIRHCLQQGCRLLLATDGANSIHYHTATHQGEIQPPQVKAVDTTAGGDAFIGGFLYALSVIDNAGAQIGRPETLEPLLIFASHCGAHAVTLPGAFPALPTLTTVFQALAEQGHQPEQFRTIFGSPE